GTGGCCGGGCCGGACGAAGTCGCCGGCGACCGACTCGCCGGAGGCCAGCAGCCGCAGGGTGGTGGCGCGGTCGGCGGCGGAGATGCCGGTGGTCACGCCGTGCGCGGCGGTGGCGTCGACGGAGACGGTGAAGGCGGTCCGCATCGACTCGGTGTTGTGCTCGACCATCTGCGGGAGTTCCAGCCGGTCCAGCTCCGTGCCCTCCATGGGGGCGCAGATCAGACCGCGGCACTCGCTCATCATGAAGGCGACGATCTCGGGGGTGGCCTTCTCCGCGGCGACCACGAGGTCGCCCTCGTTCTCGCGGTCCTCGTCGTCCACGACGACCACGGGGCGGCCGGCGGCGATATCGGCGATGGCCTGCTCGACGGGGTCGAGCGCCAGGGAAGCCTCGTCGGCGTTCTCGGTGTCATACCAGCTCTTGAGGGCGGTCATGCCGCTGCTCCTTCCAGGACGGTGCGGCCGGCGGCGCGCGAGCGCAGCCACCAATCGCGCATGCCCCACACGACGAGGGCGAGATAGACGACGTAGACGAGGCCGGAGAAGGCGAGGCCGCTGCTGAAGGCGAGCGGGACGCCGACGAGGTCGACCAGCAGCCAGGCGCACCAGAACTCGACCAGTCCGCGGGCCTGGGCGACCATCGCGGCGAGCGTGCCGACGAAGATGTAGGCGTCCGGCCAGGGGTTCCAGGACAGCTGCGGCAGCAGGGTGAACAGGGTGCCGACGGCCGCGGTGCCCAGGGCGGTGCCGCCCAGCAGCAGACCGCGCTCGCGCCAGTCGGCGAAGCGTACGGCGATGGAGCCGTCCTGCGCCTGCTGCCGGCCGCGCTGCCACTGCCGCCAGCCCCACAACGCCACGCCGATGACCAGGAGTTGCTTGCCGACGCCGCCGCTGAGGTGGGCGGAGGAATAAGCGGCGACGAGGATCACGCCGGAGAGGAACTGGGCGGGCCAGGTCCAGATGGAGCGCCGCCAGCCGAGCGCCAGGGCGGCCAGACCGATGGTGTTGCCGATCATGTCCGACCAGATGACGTGCTGTCCGAAGGCGGTGAAGGCCACGCCGTTCAGCGAGTCGAGGGCGCTCACCGGTCCATCTCCTTGAGCTCGTCGAGAGCCTTGAGGTCGCCGCTGCCCCGGCCGAGCAGCCGCTCGACGTACTTGGCGAGGACGTCGACCTCGAGGTTGACCGGGTCGCCGGCCTTCTTGAAGCCCAGGGTGGTCAGGGCGAGCGTGGTGGGGATGAGGCTGATGGTGAAGAAGTCGTCCCCGGCCTCCACCACGGTCAGGCTGACGCCGTCGACCGTGATGGAGCCCTTCTCGACGACATAACGGGACAGCCCGGCCGGCAGCGCGATCTTGACGATCTCCCAGTGCTCGGCGGGGGTGCGGTCGACAAGGGTGCCGGTGCCGTCGACATGCCCCTGGACGAGGTGTCCGCCCAGCCGTCCGCCGAGCGCCATGGGGCGCTCCAGGTTGACCCGCGAACCGGGGGCCAGCGCGCCGAGGCTGGAGCGGTTCAGGGTCTCGGCCATCACATCGGCGGTGAATTCACCGTCGGCGGTGTCCACGACGGTCAGACAGACGCCGTTGACGGCGATCGAGTCGCCGTGCTTGGCGTCCTCGGTGACGACGGGGCCGCGCAGCCGGAAGCGGGAGGCGTCACCGAGGTTGTCGACGGCGACGACCTCACCCAGTTCTTCGACGATTCCGGTGAACACTTCAGTTCTCCTCGGGGAGGGCGTGGCGGATGGGAGTGGCGGTGATGCGCAGGTCGGGTCCGAGCCGTTCGGTGTCGGTCACGTCGAGCCGCAACGCCTGGGCGATGGTGGTGATTCCGGCGTCGCCGACGGCGGCCGGTCCGGCGCCGAGCAGCACCGGGGCGAGATAGCCGACGACCTTGTCGACGGCCTGGGCGGCGAGGAAGGCCCCGGCGAGCGTGGGGCCGCCTTCGAGCAGGACGGAGCGCACCTCGCGCTCGTACAGGGCCTGGAGCAGTGCGGGGATGGACAGCCCGCGTCCCGCTGCGGCGCGGGGGAGCCGCAGGAGCGGGGCGAGACCTTCGAGGTGGCCGGCGTCGGCGTCCTCGGCGACCGCGATGAGGGTGGGGGCGGTGCCGTCCAGGACGCGGGCGCCGGCCTTGACGGCGGTGGCGCCGGAGTCGACGACGACCCGCAGCGGCTGGCTGATCTCGTCGTCGGCGAGTCCGCCGATCCGGGCGCCGAGCTGCGGGTCGTCGGCGCGGGCGGTGCCGGAGCCGACGATGACGGCGTCCGCGGCGGCCCGCAGCCGGTGCACATCGGCACGTGACTTGGGCGAGGAGATCCAGCGGCTGGTGCCGTCGGCGGCGGCGATCCGGCCGTCGAGGGTGGCGGCGTACTTCCACAGAACGAACGGGCGGCGGCGCAGGACCGAGGTCAGCCAGGCCTCGTTGCCGGCGGCGGCCTCGTCGGCGAGCAGTCCGCCCTCGACGTCGATACCGGCGGCGGCCAGGGTGACGGCGCCGCCGGTGGCCGTCGGATTGGGGTCGGAGACGGCGTAGACGACGCGGGAGATCCCGGCGTCGATCAGCGCCTGGGCGCAGGGACCGGTGCGTCCGGTGTGGTTGCAGGGTTCGAGGGTGACCAGTGCGGTGCCGCCCCGTGCCAGCTCGCCCGCGGCACGCAGGGCATGGATCTCGGCGTGCGGCCCGCCGGCCCGCTGGTGCCAGCCCTCACCCACCGTGCGGCCTGCGGGGTCCAGGATGACGCAGCCGACGACCGGATTCGGGCTGGTGTGCCCGAGGCCGCGCGCGGCGAGCTCGATGGCTCGGCGCATCGCCGCGGCCTCGACGGGGGCTGAGGTGGCCACCGGGTCCTCCTGCCTCTCAGGGCACGGACTCCGGGGCTGTCTGGACGACAGAAAGCGGAACAACGCCACGGGGAACACCGCGGCCGGAAAGGAGAACCCGTCCGGAAGGAATCCGGACGCGCCGCCGACGGCGGTGTACCGAAGCTGGCCCGCCGCGCACTGCCTCCCATCCGGACTTTCACCGTCGGTGCAGGAATTTCACCTGCTCAACCGGCCGCTGGCTGCGGACGGGTCGCGGACTGTTACCGCCGGTTCGGAATTACACCGACCCCGGAGTGCGCTGCTGCTTCTTATGTCAGTACAGCTTCAGTCTGCCACGGCCGGTAGTCGCCCATGCGGGCGAAGCGCTGTGGGCTGCCTCACAGCACCCGGCGCGCCGCCTGTCACAGACGGCGCGGGTGATTCGTCATAGCGGAGGAGTACGCGTCCCTTCTCCCCCAAGGACTGATCCGCGATGGCGACAATTCTGGTGACCGGCGGCACGGGCACACTCGGGCGGGTCCTGGTCGGCCGGCTGCTCGACGACGGCCATGACGTCCGGTCGCTGAGCCGGCGGCCGCACACCGGAACGGCACGCCCGCGCCCGCGTTCGTACGCGGTCGACCTGCGGGACGGCACGGGCCTGCCCGAGGCGGTGACCGGCGTTGACGCGATCGTGCACTGCGCCTCGTCACCGGCGGGCGGGGACGCGGAGGCGGCCGGGCGGCTCATCGCGGCGGCGAGGGCGGCGGGCGTGGCGCACCTGGTGTACATCTCGATCGTCGGCGTGGACCGCGTCCCGATCCGCTACTACCGCACCAAGCTCGCCGTGGAGCGCCTGATCGAGGACTCCGGTATCGGCTGGACGGTGCTGCGGACCACGCAGTTCCACCACCTCGTGCTCGACGTGATCAAGGCGGGGGCCCGGTCGCCGGTGCTCCCGGTGCCGACGGGCGTACGGGTGCAGCCGATCGAGGTGCAGGAAGTCGCCGCCCGGCTGGCCGAGTTGGCGGCCGGCGAACCGGCCGGGCGGGTCACCGACATGGGTGGTCCCGAGGTGCTGGACGCCCGGGATCTCGTGCGGGCCACGCTGGAAGCGGGTGGGCGGCACCGGCTGCTGATGCCGCTGTGGCTGCCGGGCGCGTCCGCCGCGGCACTGCGCCGCGGCGGCAACCTCACCCCGGAGCACGCCGACGGTCTGCGGACCTACGCCGAATTCCTCGCGGAGCGTACGGGGGCCGGGGCCCGTCGATGACCCGCCCGCGCGGGGCGGGCAGCTCCTGCCGCCGGCGAGGTCAACGCACCACGGAGGCAAGGCGGTTGGCGCGCACGCAGGGACCTCACCGGCTCACCCCGCTGAGGTGAACAGCTCGTTCTGTGCGGCCTCGCGCGCGGCGAGGACGGCGCCGCGCAGCACCGCCCGCCCTCCGACCGCCCCCGCGCGGACGTCGGTGCGCAGCGGGGAGAGCCGGGCCAGCTGCCCGGCGACCCGCCCGGCCAGCTCCTCGCCGCCGCCCCGGCCGATCTCCCCGCCGAGGACGACACACCCGGGGTCGAGCACGGCGCACACCGCCGCCACGCCGAGGGCGATCCGTGCGGCCAGTGCGTCCAGGAAGGCCGCGGCGCCGGCGGAGGCGGCGGACGGGGTGGACACGGCGGACACGGCGGCGCGTACGACGGCTTCGGCGGGCGGGGCGTCCGCGTCGGCTTCTTCGGCCTCGGAAGGCGGGGCGTCGGCGTCGGCGTCGGCGTCGGCGTCGGCGTCGAACGAGGGTGGATGCACCACCGTGGGCGCGGGGCCGGTCCCGGTCGGCAACAGGCCGTGTTCCGCGGCGAGGGCGCAGATCGCGGCGGAGCCCGCCAGGGAGTGGAAGCCGCCGTCGCAGCCGCTCGCCGAGGGCAGCGCGGCGGTGCCGGGGACCGGCAGAAAGCCGATCTCGCCGGTGCCGCCCGAGGCGCCCCGCCGCAGCGTGCCGTCCAGCACGACCGCGGCGCCGGTGCCGTGGCCGAGCCAGAGCAGGACGAAGGTGTCGCGGTCGCGGGCCGCCCCGGCCCGCTGCTCGGCGAGGGCGGCGAGATTGACCTCGTTCTCCAGCAGGACGGAGACGGCACGCCGTGTGCGCAGCGCGTCGACCAGGGCGACATGCCAGGACGGGATCCAGTCGGTGCCGCCGAGCCGCCCGGTCGCGGGGTCGACCAGGCCGGGGGCGCCGACGGCGATGGTGTGGGGGTGGTGTGCGCCCGTCGCGGCAAGGGCCTGGTCCACGACGGCGAGGGCGGTGGCCACGGCCGCCTCGGGCGTGTCGTCGGCGCCGACGGGGGCGGTGCGCTCGGCGCGTACCTCGCCGAGGAGGTCGGCGACCGCGACGGTGACACTGTGCGTCCGCAGATCGAGGCCGACGAGATGGGCCCGGTCGGCGACGATTCCGTAGAGCCGGGCATTGGGGCCGCGCCGCCGTGCGCCGCTCTCGCCGACCACGGCGATCAGCCCGGCCCTCTGCAGGCGTTCGACGAGATCCGCCACGGTCGGCCGGGACAGACCGGTCAGCGCGCTGAGCTGACTAGCCGTCAAGGAACCCTCGGACTGCAGGAGTTCCAGCGCAAGACGGTCGTTGATCAGCCGTGCGGTGGCCGGGGAGGCGGTGCGGCCGGCCGCCTCCGCGCGCGGTGCGTGCATGGCGTGGATCTTCCCTCCGGTCGGGTCAACACCTTATTATCAGGCAGGGTTCCTGATAATTTACCTGCCATGGCTGGCACCGGTGTCCCCCACGACGTCACCCCGCTTCCCCGCAATGAGCTGCGGCGCGCGCGCCGCTCCGTGGCCCTGGTGTTCCTCATCCACGGCTCGGTCACCGGCAACTTCGCGACCCGTATCCCCTGGATCCAGGATCACACCGGCATCTCCCCGGGCCGGCTCGGCCTGGCCCTCGCCTTTCCCGCGATCGGTGCGTCCCTGGCGATGCCGCTGGCCGGCCGGATCAGCCACCGCTTCGGCGCCCGCACCGCGCTGCGCGGTCTGCTCGCCCTGTGGACCCTGTCGCTGCTCCTGCCCGCCCTCTCCCCCGGCCTGTACACCCTGTGCCCGGCATTGCTGCTGTACGGCGCGGCCGCCGGGACGTCGGACGTCGCGATGAACGCGCTGGGTGTGGAGACCGAGGACCGGATCGGCAAACCGATCATGTCGGGGCTGCACGGCATGTGGAGTGCGGGCGCCCTGCTCGGCTCGGCGGCCGGCACCGTGGCCGCACACGCCGGGTGGGACGCCCGGCTCCATCTGGCCGGCGCGGCGCTCGTCCTCACTCTGCTCGGTGTGCTCGCCTGCCAGGGGGTACTGGACCTGCGCAGCGCCCCCGAGGAGCATCCGCCGCCGCGCTTCGCGCTGCCGCCGAAGTCGGCGCTGCTCATCGGGGCCATAGGGTTCTGCGCGGTCTTCGCGGAGGGCGCCGGCCTGGACTGGTCGGCGGTCTACCTCCGCGACGAACTGGGCACCGATGCGGGCCTGGCGGCCGCGTCGACCACCGCCTTCGCCTGCACCATGGCCGCCGCCCGGCTGGCCGGGGACAAGGTGGTGGCCCGCTTCGGCCCGGTGCACACGGTGCGGGCCGGCGGGGTGCTGGCCGCGGCGGGCGGCCTGCTGATCATCGCGGCCCGGCATCCGGCCATGGCCATGGGCGGGTTCGGCCTGATGGGCCTCGGGATCGCGGTCGTGGTCCCGCTGGCCTTCGCGGCCGCCGGGCGCAGCGGCCCCGCGCCCAGCCAGGCGATCGCGGGTGTCGCCACGATCACCTACGCCTCCGGGCTGATCGCCCCGTCCGCGATCGGCGGTATCGCCCAGGCGACCTCGCTGACGGCGTCGTTCATGCTGGTGACGGCGCTGGCGTGCGGGCTGGTGCTGGGCGCGCGGGTCCTGCGGGCGCCGAGCCGTACGGCATCCGGCAGCACCCGTGCGATGACCGGCGATCTGGAACGGTCGTGAGCCTGGTTGCTCCGGACCGGAGTGGGCGGCGGCCCGGAGCCGGGCAGCTCCGGGCCGGAGAGGGCTGCGGCCGTGAGCCCCGCGGCTCCGGATCACCGACAGCTGCGGTCGTGAGCCCGGTCGCTCCGGATCGCCGACGGTCAGGCAGCGTCCGCCTCGGCGCCCGCGTCCGGCTCCTCCGGCCGGAGCAGCTGCGCCGCGATGTTCCGGGCGCGGTCGGACCAGGGGGTGGGGCGCAGCGTCTGCGCATCGACGCGGACCAGCACCCGGTGGCCGTGGGCGTAGGTCTCGCTGCCGTCGGCCGAGCAGATACGGAAGCCGTAGGTGAGGCCGGTGCGGCCGAGGCGGGCGACCCAGAGGTGTGCCGCATAGCGGCCGGGACGGGTGAGGGGACGCTCGTAGGAGACCTGCATCTCCTTGATGACGTTGCACATATCGCCCGCGGCGGCCCAGTCGCCGTCGAAGCCGAAGCCCCGGCCGTGCCAGTACTCCGCCCAGGCGCGCTCGGCCAGCAGCGGGTAGCGGGAGTTGTGGAGCATGCCGAGCGCGTCGAGGTCGTCGAAGTGGACGGTGACGGGGACCAGTTCGCCGTACGGAACGGTGGTGGTCTGGAGGGTTTCGACGCTCACGGGTGGTGCTCCTGGGGTCTGGGTGCGCCGGGCGGCGCTGTTGATGCGGATGGTGCCGACGGTGCGGTGACATTCGTATGACGGACCGAGGCCATCTGACGGACCGAGGCCATCGTAAGCGGCCGCTTAGGATGCTCCGCCCGCCGGGCTGGACGTCCCGGTGGCCAAAGCCGGCTCCGTGGCGCCGGTGCGGGGCCGTGACCGGGGCGCGGGCCGCCAGGTGGCGACGAGCGCAAGGGCCAAGAGGAGTTCGGCGATATCACCGCCGTAGTACATGATTTCCGCGCCACCTCGGACCTGGTCGACAGGAGCGTGAATGTCGACCAGGAAGCCGCCGTACATCAGCTGGGAGATCACCGCATGCACCGCGATCGCGACGCCGAGGCAGGCAAGGCGGGCCCGCACTCCGGGACGTGCGGGCGCGGGGTCCGGCCCGGCGACGGCGTGGGCGAACAGGCAGCCGGACAACAGGAAGTGCGCGTGCAACAGCCAGTGCCCGGCCGGGATGCCCATGGTCGCGTGATACAGGGGTGTGAAGTACAGCACCGCAAGGCTGCCGGTGGAGAGCGGCAACGCGACGGCCGGGTGAGCGAGTACCCGGGCGGGGCGCGTGCGCAGCGCCGTGGTCAGCTGCCGGGCGCGCGGGGCGGGCAGGACGCGCAGCAGGAGGGTCACGGGAGCGGCAAGGACGAGGGCCAGGGGTGCGTACATCCCGATGAGCAGGTGCTGCGCCATATGGCCGCGGAAGTCGGCGTGGGCGAAGGGCGCCAGAGGCGGGAGGAGGGCTACGGCCAGCAGGACGAGGCCGGACAGGAAGCTCACCGCCCGCCGTCGCCCCCACCCCCGCGCCGGATTGCGCCGACGGGCCCGGTGGGCCAGGAGCAGGTAGGCGACCGCGGCGAGCAGCAGTCCGAGCGCGGGCAGCAGCACCCCCGCCCATCCTCCCGGGGCGGCGTGGCCGTGGAGGGGCATGCCGTGACGCATCATTCGCTCCGGGTCCGGGCTTTTCGGCCGTCGGCAACGGCGTACGGATCGAAGGCCGGACCACTGCGCTGGACCAGGTAGCCGCCGATGAGCAGGAGCAGGCCCAGGAAGAGGAAGCCCATGTCCCACCAGATCCGGTAGGGGCCGCCATGGACGTGGTGGATGCCGAGGATCTGGTGGTCGAGAAGCCCTTCGACGAGGTTGAACAGTCCCCAGCCGGCCAGCATCCAGCCCCACAGCGCCCGGGAGGTCCACACACGGCGCCGGTGGTGGGTGACACGGGAGTACAGGAGGGCCAGGCCCAGCAGCACGGCGAGCCAGCAGATGACGTGGAAGACGCCGTCCCACACCGTGTTCATCCGCAGGCCCGAGACCGTGTGGGGGTCGTAGTACCGCACGCCGATGCGGTCGTCGTTGGTGCTGGTGAGCATGTGGTGCCACTGCAGAAGTTGGTGCAGCAGGATGCCGTCGACGAATCCGCCCAGCCCCACGCCCAGCACGAGACCCGGTAACTGCAGGCTCGTGGGCGCCGCGCCCGCCCGGGTCTCTGCGGTGGTGGTGGCCATCGAATGCCTCCCTACGCCGGTGCTTCGGGTCCGTGACCCCGGAACACCACGTGTTCCCTGACGAGCTCCTGAGGCACACGACGGGCCGGGATTGGCCCGGATCCACCGGGGAACCCGTCCGCGCGCTCCACAACCGGGCGCGGAGGGCGCCCTTTGTTACGGTCGCTGGATGGAGCGCTGGGACGAGGGCACCGTGCGCGCCCGGCTACGGGAGATGGCGGCACAGGACGGGGAGCGGGCGCGCTTCGGGGCGGATACGCACCGGTACGAGCTGGCGCCCGCGCTGCCGGAGGCGGAGATCAAGGCATTCGAGGAAGCCCACGGGGTCGGTCTGCCGGCGGCGTACCGGTCTTTCGTCGCGGTGGTGGGCAACGGCCCCGCCGGTCCCGGCCACGGGCTGATGCCGTTGACCACCCCCCGGCCGGAGGCCGGCGACGAGTGGGCCGTGGATGACGAGTGGGAAGAGGACCGGCTGCCGGGCCGACTGGCCGCGCCGTTCCCCCTCACCGAACCCCTGCCCGGCCGGATCGGCGCCTCGATGGGTGACCTGACCCGGGGCACGCTCATGCTGGCCGAAGAAGGCTGCGGCATGTACGTCCGGCTGATCCTGACCGGCCCGCGAGCGGGCGAGATCTGGCGGCTCGACCCGGACTGGGGCGGCTTCGTCCCGGAGAGCCCTGACTTTCGCGCCTGGTACACCGAGTGGCTGCAGCGTCCGTGACCGCGCCTCACGCCGTCCGGGCCGCATACGGCGGAGGCCTTCTTGCAGGCCGGGCCTCCGACAGACGGGTGCGCTCCTCGGCAGCAGCCTGACGGCCGGGCCGGGGGCCGAATGCGGCGGCGGTGCCCGCGTCGCGTCAGTCCTCCCCGTCCGTGGGCTCCGAGTACTCGCCGGTCCCGGCGTCGAGGAGGGGCGTGCGGGGCCGTCCTGCCGGCCCGGAGAGCCAGCGCAGGGCATGGTAGCCAGTGAGCACGGTGAGCGTCCCCAAGGCGATGCCGCTCAGTTCGAAGTGCTCGGTGAACTTCAGCGAGACACCCCCGATGGCGATGATGATCCCGGCCGCCGCGGGAATGAGGTTCAGCGGGACCGAGAAGTCCACCTTGTTCCGCACCCAGATCTGGGCGCCCAACAGGCCGATCATGCCGTAGAGGATGACGGTGATACCGCCCAGCACCCCGCCGGGAATCGCCGCCACCACCGCGCCGAACTTCGGGCACAGGCCGAAGAGCAAGGCGAAGCCGGCCGCCGCCCAGTAAGCCGCGGTGGAGTAGACCCTGGTGGCCGCCATCACACCGATGTTCTCGGCGTAGGTCGTGGTGGCGGGACCACCCACCGCGGTGGACAGGACCGTTGCGGTGCCATCGGCGATGATGGCCACGCCCATCTTGTCCTCCAAGGGGTCACCGGTCATGGCGCCGACTGCCTTGATGTGTCCGGCGTTCTCCGCGATCAGCGCGATGAGGACCGGCAGCGCGACGAGGATCGCGGAGGCCGAGAAGTTCGGTGCGTGGAACACGGGAAGGCCGATCCAGTCAGCCTTGGCGACTCCCGAAAAGTCGATGCGCCAGTGGTCCGTGAGCTTGCCCGCACCGTTGACCGAGTGAATCTTGCCCGCGGTGCGGTCAAGGATCCAGGACAGCGCATAGCCGAAGACCAGGCCCAGGAAGATGGCGATCCGCGACCAGAAGCCCCGCAGGACGACGAGAGCGAGTCCGGTGAACAGCATCGTCGCCAGAGCGGTCCACTGATCCTGCGGCCAGTACGTGGACGCCGTGACGGGGGCGAGGTTGAAGCCGATCAGCATCACGACCGCGCCGGTCACCACCGGCGGGAGCACGGCGTGGATCACCCGCGCCCCGACGGCATGGATGACGATGCCACAGCCGGCCAGAGCGGCACCCACCACGAGCATCGCCCCCGTCAGCGTGCCGGCGTCGCCCCCCTGGCCCGCGATCACGGCGGACACGCCAACGAAGGAGAGCGAGGAGCCCAGGTAGCTGGGAATGCGTCCGCGGGTCATCACCAAGAACAGCGCGGTGGCCACACCCGACGCCATCAGGGCGAGGCTGGGGTCCAGACCCATGAGCACGGGGGCGACGAAACAAGCCCCGATCATCGAGACGACATGCTGGGCACCGAGCGCGATCGTCCGCCCCCACGTCAGGCGCTCCCCGGGCCTGACCACCTCGCCGGGCTTCAGATGCCGCCCGTCTCCATGCACTGTCCACCCGAGGCCGGCCATGATCACTCTCCACTCCGCGACGCCCTGCACGTCACAGAGCCGAGGTGATTCATAGTCGAACGACTGCTTCTGGACAAACTGAAGTCGCTGGACATCCGAGGAGTCGCCGCAGGGCAACCGAGGAATCCTCGGTCCTTGGCGGCCCGACCCGGCCCGACCTGGCCCGGCGCGGCCCGACGGCAGCGGCTCGCGTCCGCTCCCGCGCCACAACGAGGCGCGCCGTTCGTTACCTCGTTCCGGTCAACGAGCAGGAGCCACCCTCCCCATCCGTAACCGGGATGTCACGCTGAGTGGATGACGACGACTCAGCGCTATGACATCCGTGGCAGGCCGGCCGCCCCGCTCGCAGGACCC
This portion of the Streptomyces sp. 2114.4 genome encodes:
- a CDS encoding ROK family transcriptional regulator, translated to MHAPRAEAAGRTASPATARLINDRLALELLQSEGSLTASQLSALTGLSRPTVADLVERLQRAGLIAVVGESGARRRGPNARLYGIVADRAHLVGLDLRTHSVTVAVADLLGEVRAERTAPVGADDTPEAAVATALAVVDQALAATGAHHPHTIAVGAPGLVDPATGRLGGTDWIPSWHVALVDALRTRRAVSVLLENEVNLAALAEQRAGAARDRDTFVLLWLGHGTGAAVVLDGTLRRGASGGTGEIGFLPVPGTAALPSASGCDGGFHSLAGSAAICALAAEHGLLPTGTGPAPTVVHPPSFDADADADADADAPPSEAEEADADAPPAEAVVRAAVSAVSTPSAASAGAAAFLDALAARIALGVAAVCAVLDPGCVVLGGEIGRGGGEELAGRVAGQLARLSPLRTDVRAGAVGGRAVLRGAVLAAREAAQNELFTSAG
- a CDS encoding DUF2243 domain-containing protein; its protein translation is MATTTAETRAGAAPTSLQLPGLVLGVGLGGFVDGILLHQLLQWHHMLTSTNDDRIGVRYYDPHTVSGLRMNTVWDGVFHVICWLAVLLGLALLYSRVTHHRRRVWTSRALWGWMLAGWGLFNLVEGLLDHQILGIHHVHGGPYRIWWDMGFLFLGLLLLIGGYLVQRSGPAFDPYAVADGRKARTRSE
- a CDS encoding uracil-xanthine permease family protein; this translates as MAGLGWTVHGDGRHLKPGEVVRPGERLTWGRTIALGAQHVVSMIGACFVAPVLMGLDPSLALMASGVATALFLVMTRGRIPSYLGSSLSFVGVSAVIAGQGGDAGTLTGAMLVVGAALAGCGIVIHAVGARVIHAVLPPVVTGAVVMLIGFNLAPVTASTYWPQDQWTALATMLFTGLALVVLRGFWSRIAIFLGLVFGYALSWILDRTAGKIHSVNGAGKLTDHWRIDFSGVAKADWIGLPVFHAPNFSASAILVALPVLIALIAENAGHIKAVGAMTGDPLEDKMGVAIIADGTATVLSTAVGGPATTTYAENIGVMAATRVYSTAAYWAAAGFALLFGLCPKFGAVVAAIPGGVLGGITVILYGMIGLLGAQIWVRNKVDFSVPLNLIPAAAGIIIAIGGVSLKFTEHFELSGIALGTLTVLTGYHALRWLSGPAGRPRTPLLDAGTGEYSEPTDGED
- a CDS encoding nicotinamide mononucleotide transporter family protein: MSALDSLNGVAFTAFGQHVIWSDMIGNTIGLAALALGWRRSIWTWPAQFLSGVILVAAYSSAHLSGGVGKQLLVIGVALWGWRQWQRGRQQAQDGSIAVRFADWRERGLLLGGTALGTAAVGTLFTLLPQLSWNPWPDAYIFVGTLAAMVAQARGLVEFWCAWLLVDLVGVPLAFSSGLAFSGLVYVVYLALVVWGMRDWWLRSRAAGRTVLEGAAA
- a CDS encoding thioesterase family protein, with the translated sequence MSVETLQTTTVPYGELVPVTVHFDDLDALGMLHNSRYPLLAERAWAEYWHGRGFGFDGDWAAAGDMCNVIKEMQVSYERPLTRPGRYAAHLWVARLGRTGLTYGFRICSADGSETYAHGHRVLVRVDAQTLRPTPWSDRARNIAAQLLRPEEPDAGAEADAA
- a CDS encoding cytochrome c oxidase assembly protein, which gives rise to MPLHGHAAPGGWAGVLLPALGLLLAAVAYLLLAHRARRRNPARGWGRRRAVSFLSGLVLLAVALLPPLAPFAHADFRGHMAQHLLIGMYAPLALVLAAPVTLLLRVLPAPRARQLTTALRTRPARVLAHPAVALPLSTGSLAVLYFTPLYHATMGIPAGHWLLHAHFLLSGCLFAHAVAGPDPAPARPGVRARLACLGVAIAVHAVISQLMYGGFLVDIHAPVDQVRGGAEIMYYGGDIAELLLALALVATWRPAPRSRPRTGATEPALATGTSSPAGGAS
- a CDS encoding SMI1/KNR4 family protein gives rise to the protein MERWDEGTVRARLREMAAQDGERARFGADTHRYELAPALPEAEIKAFEEAHGVGLPAAYRSFVAVVGNGPAGPGHGLMPLTTPRPEAGDEWAVDDEWEEDRLPGRLAAPFPLTEPLPGRIGASMGDLTRGTLMLAEEGCGMYVRLILTGPRAGEIWRLDPDWGGFVPESPDFRAWYTEWLQRP
- a CDS encoding SDR family oxidoreductase: MATILVTGGTGTLGRVLVGRLLDDGHDVRSLSRRPHTGTARPRPRSYAVDLRDGTGLPEAVTGVDAIVHCASSPAGGDAEAAGRLIAAARAAGVAHLVYISIVGVDRVPIRYYRTKLAVERLIEDSGIGWTVLRTTQFHHLVLDVIKAGARSPVLPVPTGVRVQPIEVQEVAARLAELAAGEPAGRVTDMGGPEVLDARDLVRATLEAGGRHRLLMPLWLPGASAAALRRGGNLTPEHADGLRTYAEFLAERTGAGARR
- a CDS encoding riboflavin synthase → MFTGIVEELGEVVAVDNLGDASRFRLRGPVVTEDAKHGDSIAVNGVCLTVVDTADGEFTADVMAETLNRSSLGALAPGSRVNLERPMALGGRLGGHLVQGHVDGTGTLVDRTPAEHWEIVKIALPAGLSRYVVEKGSITVDGVSLTVVEAGDDFFTISLIPTTLALTTLGFKKAGDPVNLEVDVLAKYVERLLGRGSGDLKALDELKEMDR
- a CDS encoding MFS transporter, whose protein sequence is MAGTGVPHDVTPLPRNELRRARRSVALVFLIHGSVTGNFATRIPWIQDHTGISPGRLGLALAFPAIGASLAMPLAGRISHRFGARTALRGLLALWTLSLLLPALSPGLYTLCPALLLYGAAAGTSDVAMNALGVETEDRIGKPIMSGLHGMWSAGALLGSAAGTVAAHAGWDARLHLAGAALVLTLLGVLACQGVLDLRSAPEEHPPPRFALPPKSALLIGAIGFCAVFAEGAGLDWSAVYLRDELGTDAGLAAASTTAFACTMAAARLAGDKVVARFGPVHTVRAGGVLAAAGGLLIIAARHPAMAMGGFGLMGLGIAVVVPLAFAAAGRSGPAPSQAIAGVATITYASGLIAPSAIGGIAQATSLTASFMLVTALACGLVLGARVLRAPSRTASGSTRAMTGDLERS
- the ribD gene encoding bifunctional diaminohydroxyphosphoribosylaminopyrimidine deaminase/5-amino-6-(5-phosphoribosylamino)uracil reductase RibD produces the protein MATSAPVEAAAMRRAIELAARGLGHTSPNPVVGCVILDPAGRTVGEGWHQRAGGPHAEIHALRAAGELARGGTALVTLEPCNHTGRTGPCAQALIDAGISRVVYAVSDPNPTATGGAVTLAAAGIDVEGGLLADEAAAGNEAWLTSVLRRRPFVLWKYAATLDGRIAAADGTSRWISSPKSRADVHRLRAAADAVIVGSGTARADDPQLGARIGGLADDEISQPLRVVVDSGATAVKAGARVLDGTAPTLIAVAEDADAGHLEGLAPLLRLPRAAAGRGLSIPALLQALYEREVRSVLLEGGPTLAGAFLAAQAVDKVVGYLAPVLLGAGPAAVGDAGITTIAQALRLDVTDTERLGPDLRITATPIRHALPEEN